The Saliniramus fredricksonii genome segment TGCCGGTGCCGGCATCGCGGCGCTCTTGATGGCGTTGACAGGCGTTTCATGGCGTGTGTGCTGGGCTTTCTTCGCGCTCGCGAGCGCTGTCGCGCTGATCGTCAACTGGCTGGTTCTGCGCGAGATCGAAAGGGATCCCGAGGGGCTGCCCGAACGTGGATGGCGCCATCTCTTGCGGATCGAGGCGCTGCCGCTCTTTGTCATCGCCTTCGTCTACGGCACGATTTCCGCGATCTATATCGCCTTTGCCGGGGATCACATGCTGGAGAGCGGGGGCGTGGCCGGGTTGCCGGTTGCCGCGACACCCGCCATGGTTTTTCTGATCTACGGCCTCTTCGGCCTCACCGGTCTCCTCACCGGGCGCATCGAGGCGGTGATCGGGCTGCCCTGGCTGCTGCGTGGCCTCATGCTGGCGGGCGCGTTGTCCCTCGCGTTCGCGGCGCTCCTGCCTGGCAGCTGGGTGGGGCTCGTGCCCTCTGCCGGGTTGCAGGGCCTGCATGTGATGATGACGAGCGCCGTGCTCGCCTTCTGGTCGGAACGCCTGTTTCCGGCGCTTCCGTCGCTCGGCTTCACGGCTGCGCTCGTGGCGAGTGCGGCGGGGAGTGTTCTGGGGCCATCTGTCGCAGGTATGGCGGCAGACGCTTACGGTCCCGCAACGATGTTCCTCGCTGCCGCCACACTTCCCGCCGCGACGGCGCTTGTTCTGCGCGAAAGCCAGCTTCGCAGCCGTGCGGTAAACGCTGCCATGGCCTATCGTGCGCAGTTGCGCTGAGTTGCCTGGAAGCCGGTGGCGCGGGTCACGCGTCGCGAATCGACAGGAATGCGGCGTTGCAGCAACAGCGCCATCGACATGATTGTGCAACATTTCAAATCCGGGCTGAAGCCGGAATCGGACGGGGCGTTTCATGCTGCATGTGTTTTCGGGAGTCTGGGCGCTCCTGCTCGGTATCGTGCTGATCATGCTGGGCAACGGCATGCATTTCACGCTGATCGGCCTGCGCGGCGGAATCGAGAATTTCTCGTCCGCCGAGCTCGCCATCGTCACATCGGGTTACTTCATCGGTTTTCTCTCCGGCGCGCGTTTCTCCCCGATCCTGATCCGGCGGGTCGGGCATGTGCGGGTCTTCGCGGCTCTGGGCAGTTTCATGTCGGCGGGGCTGATCGCCTTTCCGCTGCTGGCGGATCCCATTGCCTGGACGCTGCTGCGGGTGCTGATCGGTTTCTGCATGTCGGGCATTTACGTCGTTGCCGAGAGCTGGCTCAACAACGCCTCCACCAACGAAACCCGCGGCTCGGTGCTGTCGGC includes the following:
- a CDS encoding MFS transporter; the encoded protein is MTYYQSLSAAGFAATAISYGPGRMGFGLFVPEFRSEFALSSAVVGFVSGLGFFGFFLGLIIAQVLLIKRGPEAPVLSGLVAATSGMVLVALAPNLLVLAIGVFLVASSAGFAWTPFNDAVHRKVFDVDRPTALSRISTGTSIGIAGAGIAALLMALTGVSWRVCWAFFALASAVALIVNWLVLREIERDPEGLPERGWRHLLRIEALPLFVIAFVYGTISAIYIAFAGDHMLESGGVAGLPVAATPAMVFLIYGLFGLTGLLTGRIEAVIGLPWLLRGLMLAGALSLAFAALLPGSWVGLVPSAGLQGLHVMMTSAVLAFWSERLFPALPSLGFTAALVASAAGSVLGPSVAGMAADAYGPATMFLAAATLPAATALVLRESQLRSRAVNAAMAYRAQLR